The following proteins are encoded in a genomic region of Rattus rattus isolate New Zealand chromosome 2, Rrattus_CSIRO_v1, whole genome shotgun sequence:
- the LOC116892347 gene encoding zinc finger protein 30, with the protein MILDEGQASSCNSRTMAHSVVMFRDVTVDFSQEEWECLSSYDRDLYKDVMLENYSHLVSLAGCSISKPDVISLLEQGKEPWMIVRAEKRRWSQDLESRYRSKVLLPEKNTYGINLPRWEIMERIKRRGLEDSLFGKDLEYKIFEEQENSRRVYFSHVKKNTPGKRPPSRKRTSVGLCQKSANGEKPYECGECGKAFRVRQQLSFHQRIHTGEKPYECKECGKAFRQCAHLSRHQRIHASDKLYECRKCAKIFPCSLDLRGHQRSHVGEKPYVCKECGKAFRVRGQLSLHQRIHTGEKPYGCTECGKSFRQVAHLTRHQRLNGGGSRHECKECGQAFLCSTGLRLHHKLHTGEKPYDCKECGKAFRVRQQLTLHERIHTGEKPFDCKECGKSFSRGYHLTLHQRIHTGEKPYECRECRKFFRRYSELISHQGIHVGEKPYDCKECGKAFRLFSQLTQHQSIHFGEKPYKCMQCEKTFRLLSQLTQHQSIHTGEKPYDCKECGKAFRLHSSLIQHQRIHSGEKPYKCTECKKSFRQHSHLTYHQRIHKNS; encoded by the exons ATGATCCTTGACGAAGGACAAGCCAGTTCCTGCAATTCTAGAACCATGGCTCAT AGTGTGGTGATGTTCCGAGATGTGACTGTGGACTTTTCTCAGGAAGAGTGGGAGTGCCTGAGTTCCTACGACAGGGATCTGTACaaagatgtgatgctggagaactaCAGCCACCTAGTGTCACTGG cAGGATGTTCCATTTCTAAGCCAGATGTGATCAGCCTGTTGGAACAAGGGAAGGAGCCCTGGATGATTGTGAGGGCTGAGAAGAGAAGGTGGAGCCAAG ATCTGGAATCCAGATATAGAAGTAAAGTGTTACTTCCAGAAAAGAACACTTACGGAATTAATTTACCTCGGTGGGAAATAATGGAGAGGATTAAGAGGCGTGGCCTCGAGGACTCCCTTTTTGGGAAAGatcttgaatataaaatatttgaagaacaaGAGAACTCTCGTAGGGTATATTTCAGTCACGTGAAAAAAAACACCCCGGGAAAGAGACCTCCGTCCAGAAAACGCACCTCTGTCGGCCTCTGTCAGAAAAGTGCTAACGGAGAAAAGCCCTACGAGTGCGGGGAGTGTGGGAAGGCGTTCAGAGTGCGCCAGCAGCTCAGCTTCCACCAGAGGATCCACACCGGCGAGAAGCCCTACGAATGCAAGGAGTGCGGCAAAGCCTTCCGCCAGTGCGCGCACCTCAGTCGTCATCAGAGGATCCACGCCTCCGACAAACTCTACGAGTGTAGGAAGTGCGCCAAGATCTTCCCGTGCAGCCTGGACCTTCGAGGGCACCAGAGGTCTCACGTGGGCGAGAAGCCCTACGTCTGTAAGGAGTGCGGGAAGGCCTTCCGAGTCCGAGGACAGCTCAGCCTCCACCAGAGGATCCACACCGGCGAGAAGCCCTACGGGTGCACCGAGTGCGGGAAGAGCTTCCGGCAGGTGGCGCACCTCACTCGGCATCAGAGGCTCAACGGCGGCGGCTCGCGCCACGAGTGCAAGGAGTGCGGCCAGGCTTTCCTGTGCAGCACGGGCCTCCGGCTGCATCACAAGCTGCACACCGGGGAGAAACCGTACGACTGCAAGGAGTGTGGGAAGGCGTTTCGGGTGCGGCAGCAGCTCACCCTGCACGAGAGGATCCACACCGGCGAGAAGCCCTTCGACTGCAAGGAGTGCGGCAAGAGCTTCAGCCGTGGCTACCACCTCACCCTTCACCAGCGCATCCACACCGGGGAGAAGCCTTACGAGTGTCGGGAGTGCCGCAAGTTCTTCCGCCGGTACTCGGAGCTCATTTCCCACCAAGGCATCCACGTTGGGGAGAAACCCTATGACTGCAAGGAGTGCGGGAAGGCTTTCAGGCTCTTCTCCCAGCTGACTCAGCACCAGAGCATCCATTTTGGGGAGAAACCCTATAAATGTATGCAATGTGAGAAGACTTTCAGACTCCTCTCACAGCTCACGCAGCACCAGAGCATCCACACGGGCGAGAAGCCCTACGACTGTAAGGAGTGCGGGAAGGCCTTTCGGCTCCACTCGTCCCTTATTCAGCACCAGAGAATCCACTCTGGTGAGAAACCGTACAAGTGCACCGAGTGTAAGAAGTCCTTCCGTCAACACTCACACCTCACCTACCATCAGCGAATTCATAAGAATTCTTAA